One Nitrosomonas sp. PY1 DNA window includes the following coding sequences:
- the dinB gene encoding DNA polymerase IV: protein MKNATPRRIAHLDMDAFYVSIELIRYPQLRGLPVVVGGRTEQQPTTKSDGMLRVHRLHEYVGRGVITTATYEARVAGVFSGMSIMKAAQLVPNAVLLPANFADYRYYSKLFKAAVAKLTTQIEDSGIDEIYIDLTQSPHDSKTLGNLLKQTVKEATGLYCSIGIAPNKLLAKICSDLEKPDGLTIMEISDIPDRIWPLSVKKINGIGPKATKKLAVLGIYTIGELAQARLSFLKHYFGHSYAIWLAEAAQGIDDRPIITNPETKSISRETTFERDLDLYRDRATLTESLNNLCEKVAQDLKRKNYIGRTICIKLRFADFQTLTRNITLSTYTDDEIRILAATRECLRRIVIQKKIRLLGVRVSSLSPFHYENNASAIPLQAELPFDVI from the coding sequence ATGAAAAACGCTACTCCTCGCAGAATTGCTCATCTGGACATGGATGCTTTCTACGTATCGATCGAACTGATTCGCTACCCTCAGTTACGCGGTTTGCCCGTTGTTGTGGGCGGACGAACGGAGCAACAACCTACTACTAAATCTGATGGTATGTTACGTGTTCACCGGTTACATGAGTACGTTGGGCGTGGCGTCATTACAACGGCTACTTATGAAGCGCGAGTAGCCGGAGTGTTTTCTGGGATGAGCATCATGAAAGCTGCTCAGCTGGTGCCCAATGCGGTTTTATTGCCTGCAAACTTTGCTGATTACCGATACTATTCTAAGCTGTTCAAAGCTGCGGTGGCAAAATTAACAACTCAGATCGAAGATTCCGGCATTGATGAAATCTATATTGATTTGACGCAATCTCCCCATGATTCGAAGACGCTGGGCAATTTGCTTAAGCAAACAGTGAAAGAGGCCACCGGGCTTTATTGTTCTATTGGTATTGCGCCGAATAAGCTGTTGGCAAAAATTTGCTCGGATCTGGAAAAACCAGATGGCTTGACGATTATGGAAATATCGGATATCCCTGATCGAATCTGGCCATTATCAGTCAAAAAAATCAATGGAATTGGCCCTAAAGCTACTAAAAAACTTGCGGTTTTAGGTATTTATACTATCGGAGAATTAGCACAGGCAAGATTAAGCTTTCTTAAGCACTATTTCGGGCATAGCTATGCAATATGGTTAGCGGAAGCGGCGCAGGGAATCGATGACCGTCCGATTATTACCAACCCAGAAACCAAATCGATAAGCCGAGAAACAACATTTGAGCGTGATCTCGATTTATATCGTGACCGTGCTACATTGACGGAATCATTGAATAATTTATGTGAGAAAGTGGCGCAGGATTTGAAACGTAAGAACTATATTGGTAGAACGATTTGTATCAAATTGCGTTTTGCAGATTTTCAGACATTGACGCGAAATATCACTCTTTCGACTTATACCGATGATGAGATAAGAATTCTTGCAGCGACAAGAGAATGCCTGCGACGTATTGTTATTCAGAAGAAAATTCGTTTGTTAGGTGTCAGGGTAAGCTCATTATCTCCTTTTCATTACGAAAATAATGCTTCCGCTATACCATTACAGGCAGAGCTACCGTTTGATGTTATTTAA
- the nusA gene encoding transcription termination factor NusA produces MSREILLLVDALAHEKTVEKEIIFMALELALASATKKRFQEDIDIRVSIDRQTGDYESFRRWLVVDNGAIENPTRQITLDDAQKIHNAIQLNDHLEEPLEGIEFGRIGAQAAKQVIFQKIREAEREQTLNQFLERGDYLISGTIKRIERGNAIIESGKIEAELSRDQMIPKENLRVGDRVRAYLHRIDRAARGPQLKLSRISPEFLTKLFELEVPEIEERMIEIKVAARDPGSRAKIAVKSNDPRIDPIGTCVGMRGSRVQAVISELAGERIDIILWSDDPATFIINALAPAEISSIMVDEEKHSMDIVVDDDNLAQAIGRGGQNVRLASELTGWDLNIMTVDESKAKHEKETSQICQIFMEKLDVDQEISEILVQEGFSTLEEVAYIPINEMLEIESLDKDIIHEIRNRARNVLLTDAIAKEEKVEHISGDLLALEGIDDDIVRQLTSNGISTQADLADLAADDLVEMTGIEVERANQLIMKAREPWFT; encoded by the coding sequence ATGAGCCGAGAAATTTTACTGCTGGTAGATGCACTAGCGCACGAGAAAACTGTCGAAAAAGAAATAATCTTTATGGCACTTGAACTCGCATTGGCATCTGCTACCAAAAAGCGCTTCCAAGAAGACATAGACATTCGGGTTTCCATTGATAGACAAACGGGTGATTATGAGTCTTTTCGTCGATGGCTAGTAGTAGATAATGGAGCAATCGAAAATCCGACACGTCAGATTACACTTGATGATGCGCAGAAAATACATAACGCTATTCAATTAAATGATCATCTTGAAGAACCTCTTGAAGGGATTGAATTTGGTCGCATTGGTGCACAAGCAGCAAAACAAGTCATTTTTCAAAAAATTCGTGAAGCGGAACGGGAACAAACGCTCAATCAATTTCTCGAAAGAGGAGATTACTTGATTTCTGGCACCATAAAGCGCATTGAACGTGGCAATGCGATAATTGAATCTGGAAAAATTGAAGCTGAGTTATCGCGTGATCAAATGATTCCGAAAGAGAACCTGCGTGTAGGTGATCGTGTTCGCGCCTACTTACACAGAATTGATCGAGCCGCACGAGGCCCGCAACTCAAGCTCTCGCGCATTTCACCGGAATTTTTGACAAAATTATTTGAGCTGGAAGTTCCCGAAATAGAAGAAAGGATGATTGAAATTAAAGTAGCTGCGCGCGATCCAGGTTCACGCGCAAAAATCGCGGTCAAATCAAACGATCCACGGATCGATCCGATTGGCACTTGCGTTGGAATGCGCGGCTCACGTGTACAAGCCGTCATCAGTGAACTTGCTGGTGAACGTATCGATATTATTCTATGGTCAGATGATCCTGCCACTTTCATCATTAACGCCCTAGCACCTGCAGAAATTAGCAGCATTATGGTTGATGAAGAAAAGCACAGTATGGATATTGTCGTCGACGATGACAACTTGGCACAGGCAATTGGACGAGGCGGACAAAACGTTCGACTTGCCTCCGAATTGACAGGTTGGGATCTGAATATTATGACTGTTGACGAATCTAAAGCCAAGCACGAAAAAGAAACTTCACAAATTTGCCAGATTTTTATGGAGAAGCTGGATGTCGACCAAGAGATTTCAGAAATATTGGTGCAAGAAGGTTTTTCTACGCTAGAAGAGGTTGCTTACATTCCTATAAACGAGATGTTAGAAATCGAATCCCTCGATAAAGATATCATTCATGAAATACGTAATCGAGCTCGCAATGTATTGCTGACCGATGCTATTGCTAAAGAAGAAAAAGTCGAACATATCTCCGGCGATTTACTGGCACTCGAAGGCATCGATGATGATATCGTTCGCCAATTAACGTCGAACGGTATTAGTACCCAAGCTGATTTGGCTGACTTGGCTGCAGATGATTTGGTTGAAATGACAGGTATTGAGGTTGAACGCGCTAATCAGCTTATTATGAAAGCACGTGAACCGTGGTTTACTTAA
- the rimP gene encoding ribosome maturation factor RimP has product MELEVLIASTLEGMGYELVEIEQSAHNKLLRIFVDKNEGIGIDDCVLISNHLTRLLTVENIDYGRLEVSSPGLDRPLRKESDFTRFKEETIKLKLRIPLEGQRNFIGILREVNNGAIKLEVEGKLLNLELSNLMKARLVPKL; this is encoded by the coding sequence ATGGAATTGGAAGTATTAATAGCATCAACTCTCGAAGGAATGGGTTATGAGTTGGTAGAAATAGAACAATCTGCACATAATAAATTATTGCGAATATTTGTGGATAAAAATGAAGGAATCGGTATTGATGATTGCGTATTAATAAGCAATCACCTTACTCGTTTACTAACAGTAGAAAATATCGATTATGGTCGCTTGGAGGTATCGTCGCCGGGGCTAGACAGGCCTTTACGAAAGGAGTCTGATTTTACTCGTTTTAAAGAAGAAACGATCAAGTTAAAACTACGCATTCCGCTTGAGGGGCAAAGAAATTTTATAGGAATTTTGCGGGAAGTTAACAATGGTGCGATTAAGCTTGAAGTGGAAGGAAAATTATTGAATCTTGAATTGAGCAACCTCATGAAAGCTCGCTTGGTTCCAAAACTTTAA